Proteins encoded in a region of the Pseudomonadota bacterium genome:
- a CDS encoding response regulator, translated as MSEVKNILFVDDERSVLRALRRTFMNSGYQLYFADSGELGLKILAAGRIDLVLSDMRMPEMDGYEFLRRVRELYPRVIRLILSGFVEENYVYT; from the coding sequence ATGTCCGAGGTTAAAAATATTCTTTTTGTCGATGACGAGCGCAGTGTCCTGCGTGCTCTGCGGCGGACCTTCATGAACAGCGGATATCAGCTCTATTTTGCCGATTCCGGCGAGTTGGGCCTGAAGATCCTGGCGGCCGGTCGAATAGACCTGGTGCTGAGCGACATGCGCATGCCGGAGATGGATGGGTACGAATTCCTGCGCCGGGTGCGGGAGCTTTATCCGCGGGTGATTCGGCTGATCCTGAGCGGTTTTGTTGAGGAAAATTATGTTTACACCTGA